GACCACGTCGATGGCGATGGTGAAACGGTTGAAAATCTCGCCGTCGCCGTCGCCGAACACCATCTGCTGGCCGTTCCAGAAAGCGTTCTGGTACTCCTTGCCGTAGTGTACGCTGCCGACCAGCGGCAGCCCCTGGTTATCCAGTGAGTTGCGGCGGTAGGCCTGCCAGAAGAAATCGTAGGTGACGCCGAGGTAGTCGTAGGCTTCGTCCACCGCCACATCGTGGTTGCTGGGCTGGCCCTCTTTACGTACCTGTTTGCCGGGCAGTTGGGTGCCGTTCTGGGCGTCGTAGATATCGCGGAGCGCTTCGCCGGCTCGGGCGTTTTTCTCGGTCGGTGAACGCAGCGGCTTGTTGCCGAGCAGGCTTTGCACGTGGTTCAGAGTGTGCAGCGCGCAGTCGCGCTGCGGGGCATTGCCGTGTTCAATGATGCGGCGCAGCATGTAGGGAGGAATGACGGAACGCATGCGCTGGGCTGGCATAGTGGCTCTCCTTAGGCAAAAAATTTTACCTCATCGAATGAATGCACTGTGCCTAAGTGTAGCCTACTCGTCATAAAGCCTGTGGTCATGCGTGCTCACCGCCGGCGCAGTCTTGTGCGGGCTGATGCGCCGCACCGAGGCGCGCACCGCCAGCCGGCCGTGCAGCAGCAGATTGCACGGCGGTGCGTCGGCGCGCAGCATGCGCCGCTGCAGCAGTTGGATCGCCTCGTAACCCAGTTCGTCGCGCGGCACCTGCACCGAGGTCAGCGGCACGTCATGGATTTCCGCCAGGTTGAAGCCGTCGGTGCTCATCACCGACACGTCGCCCGGCACGTTCAGCCCTCGCTTGTTGAGCGCCTTGACCGCCCCGACCGCCATGTAATCGCCGCCGGCCAGGATCGCCGTCGGCAGCGGGGCGTGGCCGTGGATGCCATCGAGATAGGTGGTCAGCGCCTGCTCGGCCTCTTCGCTGCCGAAGCCGGAGGTGGTGACCAGATGGCGGCCGTCGTCGAACGGCAGATGATGCCGCGCGTAGGCTTGCCGGATGCCCGCCAGCCGCAGCTCCATGGTGTGGCGGCGCAGACACTGCAGGTTGAGAATATGGCTGTGCCCCTGCTGGAACAGGTAGCTGGCGGAGTAATCGCCGATCAACTGATGATCCGGCGAGACGCTGTCCAGCCGCATCTGCCGATCGCTGCAGTTGATCAGCACGCAAGGTTTGTGCAGATCGGCCGCCAGGGTGTGGATATGCTCGTCGTCGATGCCGATGATCAGCGCCGCTTCGGTGTGCGGATCGCTCATCTTTTCCAGAAACAGCGCGCCGTCGCTGCGCTGCTCTTCCAGCCCGCAGTAGCGGATGCGCACCTCGTGCTCCATCAGCGCGGCGGCAATGCCCTGAATGACCTTGTAGTAGAAGATGTCGGTGCGCACGTCGAACGCGCGCTGCGGCGCGAACACCATCACGTTGTTCAGCATCAGCCGGCCGCTGGAAATGCCCTGCAGAATGCCGTTTTGCTGCGCACAGTCCAGCACCTTGCGGCGCGCCTCGGCGCTGGTGTTGGCCTTGCCGGCCAGCACGCGGGAAACGGTGCTGATCGACAGCCCGGTTTGGCGGGCGATCTCCTGGATTTTCAGCTTTCCGTTCATTTTGTGATCTCCTTCAAATTCGTCCATGAGAATATTTTCACTGCGGATTTTCAGCGTCTTGACCGGATTTATCGGCCATTATGACTATTTTTTCACCCGCTTGTGAAAATCTTTGCAAAAAACCCCGTTTCGCTGTGCGCTATCGCTGAGTAGTCTGCATTGGTACACCAATTTTGGGACATGTCAGTCCAATTTTAACGGTGTGCGAAAAAGAAAACAAAAAATAAATCATGGGGTTGTGATGGACTGCCGGTCTGTTATGCGAGCGTTGGCCTGTGTTCACCGTCCCCTTTTGATAGCGCAACGTACCTTACCAATGCGCGCGTCGCTGTCACAGGCGGCCGCGGGGAGAGAACTGATGAGTGTGGAGATCAATCAGGCGGTCGCGCAGAGCGGCCGGCGCAAGTTCAAATCGCTGCGCTGGTGGATGCTGGCGCTGTTCTTGCTGGGCGTCACGGTCAACTACATTACCCGCAACTCGCTGGGCATTCTGGCGCCGGAGCTGAAAACCAGCCTGAACATGAGCACCGAGCAATATGCCTGGGTGGTGGCGTCGTTCCAGCTGGCCTACACGGTGTTCCAGCCGATCTGCGGCTGGCTGATCGACGTTATCGGCCTGAAGATGGGCTTTCTGATCTGCGCCGGCATTTGGGCGGTGGTATGCATGCTGCACGCCGGCGCCGGCAGCTGGCTGCAACTGGCCATTCTGCGCTTCTTCATGGGGGGCGCGGAGGCGGCGGCCACCCCGGCCAACGCCAAGGCGATCTCCGACTGGTTCCCGAAAAAGGAGCGGCCGATCGCCGCCGGCTGGGCGGGCGTCGGTTTCTCCATCGGCGCCATGCTGGCGCCGCCGATCATCGTCATCGCTCACGTCTCCTTCGGCTGGCAGGGGGCGTTCCTGTTCTCCGGCGGGCTGGCGCTGATCTGGGTCGTGCTGTGGTGGCTGTTCTACCACTCCCCGCAGCAGCACCCGAACCTCAGCCAGCAAGAGCTGGATCTGATCCGCGAAGACAACGAGCCGGTGTTGCCGAAGCTGCCGTTTTTCACTTCGCTGGCCAGCCTGTGCAAGAACAAGAAGTTTTACGGCATCGCCATCCCGGCCTTTCTCGCCGAGCCGGCCTGGGCGGTCTTCAGTTTCTGGGTGCCGCTGTACCTGGCCACCGAACGCGGCATGGATCTGAAACAGATCGCGATGTTCGCCTGGCTGCCGTTCCTGGCGGCGGATATCGGCAGCGTCGCCAGCGGCTATCTCACCACCCTGTACCGCAAATGGTTCGGCTGCAGCCGCGTCAACTCGGTGGTCGCCAGCTCGGTGACCGGCGCTTTCCTGATGGTGTCGCTGGCGTTCGTGGCGATCACCCAAGATCCCTATGTGGCGATCGCGCTGATCTCGATCGGCGGTTTCGGCCATCAGGTGATCTCCTGCATGCTCAGCGCCCTGGTGGTGGAATCGTTCGATAAAAACCAGATGGCGACGGTCAACGGCATGCGCGGCTCCAGCGCCTGGATCGCCAGCTTCCTGTTCACGCTGCTGATCGGCGCGGTATCCGACACCATCGGCTTCAACCCGCTGTTTATTGCCATGGGCTTCTTCGATCTGATCGGCGCTGTGTTCCTGATTGCCCTGATCGCCGAGCGCGGCGGTAAGAAAACCCCTTCACACAGCTAAGTGGAATATGTATGAAAACCTTGAAAAATTGGACATTGGCGGCGCAGCATGCCGACCATGTCGAGCTGCTGGTCGATGAACGCCACCGTTTCTGCCTGTACGTGCTGGAAGACGGTCTGTTCCGCGTGTTGATCAAACGTGAGGGCGAGCTGGCGCTGGATCGCACCTGGAGCATCGCGCCGCAGAACGATGTGCCCTGGGAGGGGCGCGATCGGCTCAGCGTCGCCGGTTTCAGCCTGCCGGGCTATCAGCTGCGCCAGGCGGGCGATCGGCTGGTGGTCAGCACGCCGCTGCTGCGCGTGACGGTGCATCAGCCGCTGTGGTTGGAATGGGAGCATTGCAATGCCGCCGGCGAGTGGCGGCCGCTGGCGGCGGATCGGCCGACCAGCGCCTACCTGCTCAATGCGCACGGCGACGGCGTGGCGCACTACCAGCGGCGTTTTGCCGATGAGCGCTATTACGGCCTGGGGGAGAAAGCCGGCGATCTGGAACGCACCGGCCGCCGCTTCGAGATGCGCAATCTGGACGCCATGGGCTACAACGCCGCCAGCACCGATCCGCTGTACAAGCACATTCCGTTCACCATCACCCGTGGGCCGGAGGCGAGCTTCGGCCTGTTCTACGACAACCTGAGCAGCTGCTGGCTGGATCTGGGCAACGAGATCGACAATTACCACGCGGCCTATCGCCGCTATCAGGCCGAAGCGGGCGATCTGGATTACTACCTGTTCCTCGGGCCGAAGGTTTTGGACGTCACCAAGGCCTTCGTGCGCCTGACCGGCCGCACCCACTTCGGGCCGAAGTGGAGCCTGGGCTACAGCGGCTCGACCATGCACTACACCGACGCGCCGGACGCCCAGCAGCAGCTGCAGCAGTTCATTGCGCTGTGCCGCCAGCACGCCATTCCCTGCGACTCCTTCCAGCTGTCGTCGGGCTACACCTCGATTAACCACAAGCGCTACGTGTTCAACTGGAACTACGACAAGGTGCCGCAGCCCAAGCTGCTCAGCCAGGCGTTTCACGACGCCGGCCTCAGGCTGGCGGCCAACATCAAGCCGTGCCTGCTGCAGGATCATCCGCAGTATCAAGAGGTGGCGGCGCAGGGGCTGTTTATCCGCGATTCGCAAAGCGACGCGCCGGAACGCTCCAGCTTCTGGGACGATGAAGGATCGCACCTCGACTTCACCAACCCGGCGACGGTGCGCTGGTGGCAGCAGGGCGTCACGCAGCAGCTGCTGGAGATGGGCATCGATTCCACCTGGAACGACAACAACGAGTACGAAGTGTGGGATGGCGAAGCGCGCTGTCACGGCTTCGGGCGGCCGATCGCCATCAAGCACATCCGCCCGGTGATGCCGCTGCTGATGATGCGCGCCTCGATGGAGGCCCAGCAGCGCTTCGCGCCGCAGAAGCGGCCGTACCTGATCTCACGCTCCGGCTGCGCCGGCATGCAGCGCTATGTGCAGACCTGGAGCGGCGACAACCGCACCAGTTGGCAGACGCTGCGCTACAACATCCGCATGGGGCTGGGCATGAGCCTGTCCGGCTTGTATAACCTCGGCCACGACGTCGGCGGCTTCTCCGGCGACAAGCCGGACGCGGAGCTGCTGGTGCGCTGGGTACAAAACGGCGTGATGCATCCGCGTTTCACCATTCACTCCTGGAACGACGACGCCACGGTCAATGAGCCCTGGATGTACCCGGCCGCTACCCCGGCGGTGCGCGAGGCGATCAACCTGCGTTACCGGCTGCTGCCGTATTTCTACACCCTGTTGTGGCAGGCCTGCGCCGACGACGAGCCGATGCTGCGCCCGACTTTTCTCGATCACGAACAGGATGTGCGCACCTTTGGCGAAAACGACGATTTTCTGATCGGCCGCGATCTGCTGGTGGCCAGCGTGGTGGAACCGGGGCAGCGTCGCCGTTCGGTGTATCTGCCGGATAACGGCGAAGGCTGGTACTGCTTCTACAGCGGCCAGTGGTTCGGCGGCGGCCAGACGGTGACGCTGGCGGCGCCGCTGGAGCGTCTGCCGCTGCTGGTGCGCGCCGGGCGGCGCTGCCGCTGTCGCAGCGGCTGGCGCATGTGGACGTGGCCGCCGACGATCGGCGCGAGCTGCGGCTGTTTCCGCTCAAGGGCTGCGGCGTGAGCAGCGGGCTGTTGTTTGAGGACGACGGCGAAAGCGAAGGTTGGCGGCAGGGCGATGCGCTGTGGCTGCGCTGGGAAATGCGCTGTGACCATCAGCGCATCATGCTGGATATCACGACTGAAGGGCATTTCCGCCCGGCCTGGCGCACGCTGACGCTCAGCCTGCCGGAAGGCGAAACGCGCGCGCTGTGGGTGAACGGCGAACCGGGCGAGCGTTTTACGCTGGAGTAGGGCTTACTCGGTCGCGCGCTTCTTGCGCGGCTTTTTAGCGACGGTGATGGTTTTCACCTCGCTTTCCACCCAACCATCCTGCAGGCGGGTTTTCAGCAGTTCGCCGACCTGCGCCTGCTTGGTGGTTTTCAGCAGCTCGCCGCGCGGAGTTTGCGTCACGCTGTAGCCGCGCGCCAGCGTCGCCAGCGGGCTGACGGTCTCCAGCTGGCTGCAGGCCACGCCGAAGCGCTGGCGGTAGGCGTTGAGCTGCCGCTCCATCGCCTGCTGCAGACGGTATTCCTGCTGCTGCACGCGCTGTTGGTAGCGGTGAATGCGGCCCTGCGGCTGCACCTGCGCCAGCCGCTGCTGGGCGCGCTCGCTGCGGCGGGCGGCCAGGCGCAGCTGTTGCTGCATGCCGTCTTCCATCCGGCGCTGCAGCTTGAACAGCAGCGTCTGCTGACGCGCCAGGCGCAGATGCGGATGCTGCTGCTGTAAACGGTGGTGAATGTGGGTGAACTGCTGCTGGCGCTGCGCCAGGTAGTAATCCATCGCCATCTCCAGCCGCTGCTGCTGCGACTGCAGCTGGCGCAACAGCTCAAGCTGATTGCGGCTGACCAGTTCGGCGGCGGCGGATGGGGTTGGCGCGCGCAGGTCGGCAACGAAGTCGGCGATGGTGACGTCGGTTTCATGGCCGACGGCGCTGACGATCGGAATGCGGCTGGCGAAGATCGCCCGCGCCACGCGTTCGTCGTTGAAGCTCCACAGATCTTCCAGCGAACCGCCGCCGCGGCCGACGATCAGCACGTCGCATTCGTCGCGTCGGTTGGCGGTCTCGATGGCGCGCACGATCTGCATCGGCGCTTCCGCACCCTGCACCGAGGTGGGGTAGATGACGAT
Above is a window of Serratia nematodiphila DZ0503SBS1 DNA encoding:
- a CDS encoding MFS transporter, which codes for MSVEINQAVAQSGRRKFKSLRWWMLALFLLGVTVNYITRNSLGILAPELKTSLNMSTEQYAWVVASFQLAYTVFQPICGWLIDVIGLKMGFLICAGIWAVVCMLHAGAGSWLQLAILRFFMGGAEAAATPANAKAISDWFPKKERPIAAGWAGVGFSIGAMLAPPIIVIAHVSFGWQGAFLFSGGLALIWVVLWWLFYHSPQQHPNLSQQELDLIREDNEPVLPKLPFFTSLASLCKNKKFYGIAIPAFLAEPAWAVFSFWVPLYLATERGMDLKQIAMFAWLPFLAADIGSVASGYLTTLYRKWFGCSRVNSVVASSVTGAFLMVSLAFVAITQDPYVAIALISIGGFGHQVISCMLSALVVESFDKNQMATVNGMRGSSAWIASFLFTLLIGAVSDTIGFNPLFIAMGFFDLIGAVFLIALIAERGGKKTPSHS
- a CDS encoding LacI family DNA-binding transcriptional regulator: MNGKLKIQEIARQTGLSISTVSRVLAGKANTSAEARRKVLDCAQQNGILQGISSGRLMLNNVMVFAPQRAFDVRTDIFYYKVIQGIAAALMEHEVRIRYCGLEEQRSDGALFLEKMSDPHTEAALIIGIDDEHIHTLAADLHKPCVLINCSDRQMRLDSVSPDHQLIGDYSASYLFQQGHSHILNLQCLRRHTMELRLAGIRQAYARHHLPFDDGRHLVTTSGFGSEEAEQALTTYLDGIHGHAPLPTAILAGGDYMAVGAVKALNKRGLNVPGDVSVMSTDGFNLAEIHDVPLTSVQVPRDELGYEAIQLLQRRMLRADAPPCNLLLHGRLAVRASVRRISPHKTAPAVSTHDHRLYDE
- the xseA gene encoding exodeoxyribonuclease VII large subunit; amino-acid sequence: MSLPVSPSIFTVSRLNQTVRQLLEREMGQIWLSAEISNLSQPASGHWYFTLKDDRAQVRCAMFRNSNRRVTFRPQNGQQVLVRASITLYEPRGDYQLIAESMQPAGDGLLQQQFEQLKQRLSAEGLFDQQFKQPLPAPAKRVGVITSASGAALHDILQVLQRRDPSLPIVIYPTSVQGAEAPMQIVRAIETANRRDECDVLIVGRGGGSLEDLWSFNDERVARAIFASRIPIVSAVGHETDVTIADFVADLRAPTPSAAAELVSRNQLELLRQLQSQQQRLEMAMDYYLAQRQQQFTHIHHRLQQQHPHLRLARQQTLLFKLQRRMEDGMQQQLRLAARRSERAQQRLAQVQPQGRIHRYQQRVQQQEYRLQQAMERQLNAYRQRFGVACSQLETVSPLATLARGYSVTQTPRGELLKTTKQAQVGELLKTRLQDGWVESEVKTITVAKKPRKKRATE